In Setaria viridis chromosome 5, Setaria_viridis_v4.0, whole genome shotgun sequence, the genomic stretch GAGGGTGTATCCACTGAGGCAAATCGAATTGCAAGAAGGATGATTGCTGCTGGTTTTGGTGATATATGCGTTGAGACCTATGCTTCTGCACGCCGCAACTTCATTGATGAGAGCATTGCTCGTCTTGGCGTTCATGCTAAATTGGCAGAAAGGTTCAAGTCAGCATCATGGGAGGAGCTTGAGACTCAGATCATGCGCTGGATCCCTGCAATCCGAGTTGTGTTCCACATCTTAATCCCAAGTGAGCGCAATCTTTGCAATTGCATTTTCGATGGGTTTACATCTTACAGTGACCTTGCCTTTGCCACTGCATGCAAACCATTTCTTCAGCTCTTGTCCTTTGCCAACTTTATTGCTGCTGCTGGACAGAACCCGGAGAGTCTTTTCCGCATTGTTGACATGTATGATGCTTTAACGTGTATCCTTCCTGTCCTTGATGAAACCTTTGATCATGAGATAGCTGCTCTTCGTGAATGCCTTGGATTGTCAATTAAGGGCATATTTGTGGCTCTAGAAAAACTGATACGAGGTGATTCAAGTGAGTCTGCACCACCAGATGGTGGAGTTCATCCAATAACAAGGTATGTAATGAACTACCTTATGGCAGCATGTGCATCTCGCCATACTTTGGAAGAAGTGATGCATTTGGAGTTTGGTTGTGCTGAAACATGTCCGATCAACCCTGACCGCCCAACATCATCGCTGGCGGTCTGCTTTGCTTGGATTGTGGACGTGCTCATAAAGAATCTTGAGTCAAAATCCAGGATTTATGGTCATGTTCCACTCAGCCGTGTCTTCCTGATTAACAGTGGGATCTATATAATCAAGAAAGTCAATGGTTGCGAGCTTAAGGTCTTGCTCGGCGAGGATTGGATGAGGGTAATATCTGCAAAGGTCCACCAATGGGTGTTGGAGTACCGTCGGGCTACCTGGGGGAGGGCCATCATGATACTTGAGACGGACAGAAGGTCTGGCAGCAGTTCCAGTGTTGTGGTAGAGAAGCTGAACCACTTCCATGACTTTGTGCAAGCGATTTGCCAGGTGCAGTCACGGTGGGTACTGGTGGAGAAGCAGCAAGCAATGGATTTGAGCACTATGGTGGAGGAGCTGGTTATACCAGTCTACAGGGATACAATTGAGATGTTAAATGCAACAGAGGCTGTAGGGGCTTCATATGTGCGACCTGAGGATGTGAAGTTGCAGATTCAGCATTTGTTCAAAGCAATGGCCAAGTTATAGAGTGGCTTTAGTTCTGGCTGCCGCTTGCGTATTTGTGTTTAATTTCTCAGGAGAGTGATGTAATTTATGTTTTTATGTCTCAGTCTCCTCTATTATTTTCACATTTGTATGTTACAGTGGCTGATGTTTTGCTAACTAGAGTCATGTGAACTCCTGTAGCAACTGGGTCTTTTATGCTAGCACAGTGCTATTGTCAGTTACGTACTATAATTCAATAACTGTACAGAAGTTCAGTTTGCTACTAAACTTGCACTGTATGTGATCAAACGTCAACGATGATTGATATGTGCACGCTGcgtttgttcaaaaaaaatgtgCATGCTGTGGCCTCTATATTATTCCTCACTGCTTGTATTATAACCTTTTCATGCTGAACTGACAGAGTATTACTTTCAAATTGTAGTCAATGAATGATATCTTTTTCGTGCCTTTCAAGAAACTCGTAGATGAACATACACTGTTTCTGTTTTCctgaaaaaatattataaatttcCTGTCATTTTCAAATAGACTATACTATGACCCACCGCGATTTTATCTTGCTACAACTTGTCCTGTGAATTGAGTGCCTGACTGCTTGAGTGAGAGAAACTCATTTACCTAGTGTTCTTAAATTCACTGTCAGTAGTCCAGTGAGCAATCAGATGTTATGCATAACGATAGGTGGCATTGAAGAAGCTCTTATATAAGGACTTAAAGTATGATAACGAGCGGTGCATTAATAGATACAACGAGAAAACCTTATTTGGATATTTGATTAATCAAAACTGTGGAATAACATCTTTCACTACGTAATCATTTACTAACATGTAAACCCTCTCTGTTGGGTGCACAGCATCATAAAATACATAGGATGACACATTTTTGCAGATAGGAGTTAATGCATTGCAAAGCAGAGCGACCTCTCTGAGCCCAGTCCCGCAGCATCCTCGTGTTGTTTCTGTAAATCCTGTTATCATGGGAGACCTTTGTCAGGGTTGGCATGGTTTTAACAACAAAGCAACCTGGGTTGATGTGAAGAAAGGACTAAAAGACGATATATCTGCATTTTGCAGTTGACTTCTCGAAGTGTTTGGTTTTCTGCCAGCCTCTACTTTTTAGTTTTTAGCGTCATATGGTGTTTAATATTTCTGCATTGGCTAGGATTTAAGGTgttctttctttattttgttgCAGAAGTCTTAGTGGTTTAATTACAGGATAGCTCATCAGATAAGTTGATGAGTCATGGCATTAATAGAAAACATTACCATATTTCGCTGGGTCCTCAAGGATCTCCATGAGAGCCCTATATGCGTCTAAGTACACAATTTTGCTTCCATGGAGTGAACCTTGCAATGCTCGAATTAATTCTTGAAGTTTAGAGTTGTAGACCTGGGCATCCCAGTTTTGTTCATCCACGCATGCCCTGTCAGGGTCTCTGCTCACTGTGATTTGGATAGGTGTGCAACCAAACGGGGGGAGGCCTGCCAAAGAGAATTGTCGCCCCCCAAGGTCATATAGTTCCTGCAATTCGAATTTAGGGAATCGAAAGAGTTATGCCTAGTTTTTCAACTGGAATAGAAGAATTCAGTAGAAACAACCCAAAAGAGGAAATGGCTACTTTTACCTTGACATGAACTTGTGCCATCTCGAGAACAGTATCTTGGTATTCACCAATGcccatcttcctcttctttgacGAAGAATAGTAATGCGAGAAATCATTGGTTCCTGAGCTGATAAAAATCAGGGAGTTGGCAATGATCCTGGAAGCTTCCTTATCTCCAACGATGCCCCTGAGCCGGAGGAGGTAGTCCTTGAAGAGGTTCACCTGCTTTGACATTGGCAGAGTATTGGCCAGCTGCGACGTCTGGTCATCGAACCCTGAACCCGCAGATGCAAAGTTGACCCCTGTCATGATGTCGTTGCTCGATAGCTTTGAGTCCAGGTATGGTGGAGAGAATTCCTTGAGTTGCAGCCTCTGGTTGAGGAGGTCTGGAACGAGCCGGCCATTGGAGAACCTCCCTGTCGGCTTCTTCCCTGGGAAGTCTCTCCCGTAAGGAACATGGTTTGCTACAGCCACCGTGGGGAGACGATTGTTGTTTCCGGTATCGAGAACGGAGTCGCCAAAGTAGAAGATGGCCGAGAACTTCGGCTGAATTCTCTTGGCAGAAGAAATGGCtggggaagagaggaggagaactACGAGAAGAGCAGGGTGTGCCATCAGAATGATCTGTGTGCCTCTGTTTTAATCAGTTCCTATCGGTGCTTATTATATTCTAGAGGGCCCTTACACGCCTAATAAATTTTTGTGAAACATTCAGATGATTTTCTGTAGCTAAGCACATCTTCTGATACTAGTTTTGATAAAtgcatttttatttaatttcagATCTTTTCTGTAGCTAAAGCATATATTCTGATATCAGTTTTCACAAATgcccttttatttatttttagatGATTTCTGTAGGTAACCATATATTCTGATATCAATTTTCATAAACgcattttcatttatttttgtgACTCATGGTTTGAGCGTCTTTTGCAGAGCTGAAGACTTTGTAGCCTGTTGGTGGACGGCATGCAGATTGCAGAACATGTGCTGGTTATTGTGCAGAGTGCAGAATTTGGCGGAGAGCAAATATGCTGAACATTGTGTGGTAGCACTTTTGATCTTGGAACAACACCACCGAACCGAAATCTACAATATATCAGCTTCAGATAACTTCAGATTTTATATTGACCATTAAGCATCCCAATATGATTTTATACTCTATTCACGTGAAACCAAATTTGGTTGCTACCCCTTTTGTTTTGTATGAATATAATTGCTCTGCTTCTTGTGACACGCATGATACTCCAAAAGCGAGTCCTTATTATCTTTGTAGTGAAGACTTCTgtttttccttgttttttttgGCCATCTTTGTTTGAAGCAAATATTCGCCACAAGAAAACAATGTAGAGACCAATATCTGCTGTGAGACAAAGTGTACGCCACACACACAACAACAATGTATCGCTGGCGTATTGGAGGTTTTCTCTGTCCATGATTGGTGTCTGTCGGCAGTCGGGACAAGCTGCGTGCTCACGGGGTGTTGGAACGTAGAGAGGCCTCGCAGAATTTTGGTGTGTGGGACTGGACCGAATGTCGGAATGGGATCGTCCAGCTCcaattcttcttcttgttttttttggtAATCCAGCTCCAATTCTGCTTCCCGCATGGTACGGGCAATCTGAACTGTGAAGCAGATGTCCCTGTTCCGCTGCTATATGCTAATCTGTGTGCTAACCTCCCGCCGCCTGAGTCGAGCTCAGGTTTTGGTACACGAAAATCGAACCAGGTAGACCTTAGGAGGGGAAAGCATAGTAAGTTCTACCACTGCTtgatttaggccttgtttagttgcccaactttggggtgcccaaattactatagcaacactgtagcgtttcatttgtatttgtgaattattatccaaatattgactaattaggctcaaaagattcgtctcgcaaagtacaacaaaactgtgtaattagtttttgatttcgtctacattcagtactccatgcatatgcCGCAAGTTTGATATAATGGGGAATCttatttttgcatagtgccaaagttgggatttggggatgaactaaacaaggccttaagGATGTTCAAGTGTAAAGTTACAGAAAGTCTGACAGAAAGGACTGAACTTTCGGAACTAGCCTGATGAGCATTCTGCTCACGGGCTCCTGGGCTCATGGCAAGGTCACCGCCGAAAGCCCAACCAAGCAAGAAATCCGAACCACACCCGGCCCAAAACCTTTCAACCAACCCAGGCCATAATAGTTGGGCCGCCTAATCGCTGCCAGCCCAAACACACACGCGCGCGGATGGGGGAGAGAGCGCTAACGAACCCCACTGCCGCTGCAACTTCAACGGCCCGACCCGCCGTCAAACGTCCCGTCCCTTCGAAGTTCAACGCGTGCGTGCGTGGTGGGCTGGTGGCAGCGGCAGACTGCAGCACGGTAAGCTTCCGGTAGACCGTTAAGTACGTGGCTTCCAcagtttgagattcgtgcaaacAATTCCACCCCTTAGATGCTCCAATGGTTTGGAGTAGCTCGTTAGTTATATAACCATcattgtttgagattcgtgcgcgCTCCCTCGTCCATCGGAtgtgcctttccttctccaaTCTTAGCCCCTTTTCTTCCCCACCAGACctgccgccgccagcctccgGTTGCCGCCGCCCCGAAGGAGGAGCTCCGCGCACCACCGCCCGCAGCCGTGCGCTCCGGCCAGGAGCTCTGTCACCGATCCCCCGCGGCCGTGCGCTTCGACCTAGTGCGCCGCTGCCCCCACGACCGGCCATGCACGCGTCGCTGAggagctccgccgccagccTTGTCGTCGCCTCCCGCGGGCTCCCCGGgctggaggttgaagaagaaggaaagaaagaaatccaaaaatattgaatcttctatgaaaaaatagaaaaaatgttgaatccagTTTGCCAAAATGCTGAGGCAGGTggtaaaaaatgttgaatgtatgGTGATCTATTTCAGAAAAAGTTGAATCAGTTAGTTTTGGATGTTGATTAAAcagtaaaaaaatgttgaaactaTTTTGTTACtactaataaatagatttaatGGGCTTTAAAGGTATTTTGCTTATCTTGGGAAGCCATATAAGCCCGCGCAAGATGCAGCTTCGATTCATGGAGCTGCCCCTCTGACAGCCGCACGTGTAAGCACGACGGCCGAGGGCACACGAATAAAAAGGCTGAGACAATCAAGCTTCGTATTCCCAAAGAGCAAagggaaaaaacaaaaatatcatGTATTTTTTTCGGGTAAAAAAAGCATGTGTGACCGTATGCGCACAATCCATCCCGTGCCGTGGATTTGTCTGCTTGCGAGACCTGCTCCACACGCGCCAAACGTGCACTCGGTCCCTGTCCACGCCGGCTGGTGTGCCGTCAGGCCAGCCAACTCCTGCGTTTGTTTGTTCCTGCGTAGCGCCGTAGGGTAGCGGCAGAGGTCACTGGTCCGGCAGGCAGGACAGGCCACACCTGACACAGTGACACCACACCCGAAGTCCCGACGAGATCGATCGCGATGGCGtcggacggaggcggcgggggaggcggcctTGTCTGCGtgaccggcggcagcggcttcaTCGGCTCGTGGctcgtccgcctcctcctcgcccgcggCTACACCGTCCACGCCACCGTCAGGAACCTCCGTGCGTGGCATGCTCTCCGCTCTCTCCGTTCCCGATCCGTAGCGTCAAATCCATCGCCATGACTGCCCCTCTGCACGCGATTAACCGAGCCGGGTTGTTCGTTGCAGAGGACGAGGGCGAGACGAAGCACCTGCAGGCCCTGGATGGCGCGGGTGCGCGGCTTCGGCTGTTCCAGATGGACCTCCTCGACCCGGCCTCCGTGCTGCCGGCGGTCGAGGGCGCCCGCGGCGTCTTCCACCTGGCCTCCCCCGTCATATTGCACCCTACACAAGATCCCCAGGCAAAGCCCTTCTCCATATACTTGATCGATCAAACCATCGCCGAACAAAAACCCACAAATCTCGCGATGTTTTCACGATGATTCGGTGCCTCTGCTGCTTTCAGAAAGAGCTGGTGGAGCCCGCGGTGAAGGGCACGCTTGGCGTCCTCCAAGCCGCCAGAGACTGCGGCGTCGGCCGTGTTGTCATGGTGTCGTCGCAGACGGCCATGGTGCCGAATCCCAACTGGCCTGCGGACAAGGTCATCGACGAGGATTCCTGGGCCGACATCGACCTGCTCAAGGAACTCCAGGTACATAACGTAGCTGCTCAAATCGAGCTGCGATACTTTTACCATGGCATCACATGATCCAATTCAGATACAGCAGTAGTTAAGTATCGTGCTGATTCCATACCTTCGAAATCTAGCTTTGGTACAGCGTGTCTAAAACACTGGCAGAGAAGGCCGCGTGGGACTTCGCCGAGGAGCAGGGGCTGCAGCTCGCCGTGCTCAATCCAGTACTGGTGTTGGGGCCAACATTGACGCCCTCGATCACTGGCAGTCTCCAAGTATTTCTGCAGATTATGAAGGGTCAGTCATCTACAACAACCATAGGCTTGCAGCTCATCCATCTTTATTTTTGTTGCGATGGGTAATCTTTTGCTAAGAGAACAAAGCTGCACCAGGCCAGAGGTTTGACATGGACGAGTACTTCCTTGGCTGTGTTGACGTCCGGGGCGTGGCGCAGTCGCTCGTAGCGTTGTATGAGAACTCGTCGGCACAGGGACGCCACTTGTGCGTGGAATCCACTGAACGGATGGTCGATTTCACCAACAAGCTTGCCGACCTTTACCCTGAACTTCCGGTTCAAAGGTGAAACGTTTCTGACAGCATTTCTCTTTTTATGAGATGCGCATTGTTCGCCACTCGCATTGCTAACTTCTTTTCACATCAGAATCCAAGAGGACAAACAAGAGTGGGTGGTGCGAGCAAAGGACCCGTCCAAGAAATTGATCGAGTTGGGTGTTCGTTTCATTCCATTTGACAGAATCATCACGGACACTATGGATTGCTTCAGGAGCAAAGGACTCATCTAGCTTATCACGTGGATTTCTTCAGGAGAAAAATTGCTCATCTAGGTTGATTTGAATGTGATGGTGGTGGATCAAAAACTGCTGCTATATGAAAGTTCTCTAGTCGAAAATAAGCTGCCACAACACAAGGACATCTCTGGATGGTGTTTGTTTTCCAGtccgggaaaaaaaaaaagctaaaatcgATTACCTCGTTTTCAGAATCAGTCAGAGTCTCTCCGTATTGAACTGGTTTGTAACTTCAACCACTGCTGAGAGCCACCGGGTTTCGAGAGACCAAGTTGAAACGTGCTTTATTCTATTTGTGACGAGTGATTGATTGGATGATTTGaagctttaccggttgagtccatatttcatatatgcatgtttatgctaacggctaatcggatgtgttgtgttgtgttgtggtgtttgtgtaaactatatattgtgtgttgtgtctcttagcttgtgatgcgtaggtgtaggatgcgacatagTGGTTGACAGCacgaggtgaaggtcaagcgaaaggttcatgccgataaACTAACGCTATGAAGGATAAACACGAGTAGGCTTTGACCGAGGGACCTGAGTAGTCCGGACGGAggcatgggcgatccacatagTGCACAGAAGAGCAAAAGTACACGGACAATGATGGAGATGGCGTCGGTTGAGTCAAGCAGGAcggaggcaagtcgagtagACGGCTTGGAAGCCGGGAGCAAAAAAGAGTTGGAGGCATCGAAAGCTTGGCGAAGGCCgaacacgcgtcgacatcggtgagtcacgtcggGTGCGGCGTGCATGAAAGTTTGACCGGtctggcctcaaaaccggggatgAGTCACGGCTGCAGAATGTGCAAGAgtgtttgacctcaaaactggggggcgAGTCCGGTGCGGCTGGGCGGTGTTGAGTCGGAGGACgtgtggcaccatcgcgaagcttgcgtcgaggcgaagctaagtcgtgaaggtgcCGGATCCGTCCGATGTACGAGAAAAAAGTTGGACGATTTTACCCCTAGGGGTATTTAAgatgtatgcttcatgtaagcaaattctgatttttttttgaatgccTATATAAATCTGGGAGGGCTGTTAGGGCAACCACCACTTTGGGCTAGTTGTGTGGTGGTATATCTCATTTGTGTTTGAGAGCCTTTGGGATgtgagaggggagagagaggagtgaATCTTTTTGTTGATCTTTTTACCATCCTAACTTTGATTATACTTAGGATTATCTTGTAACGGAACATGGTGATGTAATATAAGAATCAATTTCGTACTCAATTGATTCTCGTTTTCAAGATATGTGTTTTATCTATTTTcggagattttttttcttcatgtttGAGCTCAAATCCTACGAGAATTGTTGGAGGAAATTGTTGCTAGAACCCTTATAAGCATGTTTGACATGATTCCCCCTAAATCCTCGTgaatttagtttgaattttgagtttTCCTAAAAATCGTGTTGGGTTTCGGTTCTCTCTAAAATCCGAGATGAATACTTGAGGTTTTTCGAGATCTTTTCTATGGATCTATTAGCCCTTGTGGTTGTGCATCTATCGCTCAAATTTTGTCCCGAATCGTTGAGTTTTGAGGGAGGATTTTAGAGTTGAAGTTTGGGCGGAGTTCTTTGGTgttcttgttttccttctgttactAGCAGGTTTCGAGCATCGCGGCAGCGCTCGTGGTCGCGACGCGCACGCGTGACGCACGCGGGACAGGCGAGCGGGCCGTCAGCGAGCAGCAGCGAAGCGGGCCAAGGAGCAGCGCAGCGGGCCAGCCCAGGCGACGCAGCCCAGCAGGCGCGGCAGCGTGCAGGCCCACCAGCGGTGAGCGCGCACCAGGCGAGGCGGCCCAGTAGACGGCGAGCGCGCACCAAGCAGCAGAGCAGGCCGACTCAGGCCGGCAGGCGGCACAGGTGGGACAGCTGCACCAGCAGGCGGCCCAGGCCGAGCGGGCCCTTCAGCGGCACATCAGGTCAGCAGCACGCGCGCGCGAGCTGCGCTTGCCAGCGCCAGGCAGCCCAGGCGGCGCAGCAGGCCGGCCAACCGCGCCAGGCAGCCCAGTTGCTCTGCACGCGCGCAGCAGTCCAGCTAGTGGGCCGTGCGGACAAGGAGGCCCAGCTGCTTAGCGCCAGCAGGCTTTGCGGACCAGGCAGCCCACGCAAGGAGCAGAACATCTCCGCCAAGCACAGCGAGCTTAGGGTGTGTTTTGTTCGACTGTGGCTTTTGGAATCATTGTCATTTTGTTTAGCTACTTGACTTGCTAATCATGTTTAGCTCTTTCAATTAATCGTTTATCCTTGCACGTGTAGTTAAGGAAGTGGTTAGTAGTGATCTTGCTTAATCTTTTTAAGCAAGTTTATTGGAGTCACTTTATACTTTGCTTCCGCTATGTCTTGAGCATGTCAAATCGTTTCTAAGGTAAGCTTATCACGAGTTGACTTGTATCATCTTGACGATTTGACGCGAGATGTATCTTGAGGTGGCAATTGGAACATAGGTCTTGTTCTTCGAGAAAGACTCTCATTCACTCTCCTCTGATCGTCCATTCCGATCCTTTAGATTCACGTCTAAAATTAACCAAGAAGCAGCTCCGAGCCTCCAACTTCCTGGTTCGTAGATCGCCACTCCTCGGCCGGCAGCGCAACGCTTCTGGATAGAGGAGGACGTCCGTGGGTTTT encodes the following:
- the LOC117854827 gene encoding exocyst complex component EXO70B1; this translates as MKDTLQALDDLISQFLSLNRSLWSSSDDANAFLEAVDELTSTIHGLENTSEDHVLLESFDLLLERCSMRLKDEFQHLIATSGFDDNHGDHNIKKSQDVDDSHTFVALPIRDFGIIVDALPEGVSTEANRIARRMIAAGFGDICVETYASARRNFIDESIARLGVHAKLAERFKSASWEELETQIMRWIPAIRVVFHILIPSERNLCNCIFDGFTSYSDLAFATACKPFLQLLSFANFIAAAGQNPESLFRIVDMYDALTCILPVLDETFDHEIAALRECLGLSIKGIFVALEKLIRGDSSESAPPDGGVHPITRYVMNYLMAACASRHTLEEVMHLEFGCAETCPINPDRPTSSLAVCFAWIVDVLIKNLESKSRIYGHVPLSRVFLINSGIYIIKKVNGCELKVLLGEDWMRVISAKVHQWVLEYRRATWGRAIMILETDRRSGSSSSVVVEKLNHFHDFVQAICQVQSRWVLVEKQQAMDLSTMVEELVIPVYRDTIEMLNATEAVGASYVRPEDVKLQIQHLFKAMAKL
- the LOC117854828 gene encoding GDSL esterase/lipase At1g58430 isoform X1, producing MAHPALLVVLLLSSPAISSAKRIQPKFSAIFYFGDSVLDTGNNNRLPTVAVANHVPYGRDFPGKKPTGRFSNGRLVPDLLNQRLQLKEFSPPYLDSKLSSNDIMTGVNFASAGSGFDDQTSQLANTLPMSKQVNLFKDYLLRLRGIVGDKEASRIIANSLIFISSGTNDFSHYYSSSKKRKMGIGEYQDTVLEMAQVHVKELYDLGGRQFSLAGLPPFGCTPIQITVSRDPDRACVDEQNWDAQVYNSKLQELIRALQGSLHGSKIVYLDAYRALMEILEDPAKYGFTETTRGCCGTGLREVALLCNALTPICKNVSSYVFYDAVHPTERVYMLVNDYVVKDVIPQF
- the LOC117854828 gene encoding GDSL esterase/lipase At1g58430 isoform X2; the protein is MAHPALLVVLLLSSPAISSAKRIQPKFSAIFYFGDSVLDTGNNNRLPTVAVANHVPYGRDFPGKKPTGRFSNGRLVPDLLNQRLQLKEFSPPYLDSKLSSNDIMTGVNFASAGSGFDDQTSQLANTLPMSKQVNLFKDYLLRLRGIVGDKEASRIIANSLIFISSGTNDFSHYYSSSKKRKMGIGEYQDTVLEMAQVHVKELYDLGGRQFSLAGLPPFGCTPIQITVSRDPDRACVDEQNWDAQDLQKQHEDAAGLGSERSLCFAMH
- the LOC117855364 gene encoding phenylacetaldehyde reductase, with amino-acid sequence MASDGGGGGGGLVCVTGGSGFIGSWLVRLLLARGYTVHATVRNLQDEGETKHLQALDGAGARLRLFQMDLLDPASVLPAVEGARGVFHLASPVILHPTQDPQKELVEPAVKGTLGVLQAARDCGVGRVVMVSSQTAMVPNPNWPADKVIDEDSWADIDLLKELQLWYSVSKTLAEKAAWDFAEEQGLQLAVLNPVLVLGPTLTPSITGSLQVFLQIMKGQRFDMDEYFLGCVDVRGVAQSLVALYENSSAQGRHLCVESTERMVDFTNKLADLYPELPVQRIQEDKQEWVVRAKDPSKKLIELGVRFIPFDRIITDTMDCFRSKGLI